One Fusarium poae strain DAOMC 252244 chromosome 4, whole genome shotgun sequence DNA window includes the following coding sequences:
- a CDS encoding hypothetical protein (TransMembrane:1 (o501-520i)~BUSCO:51013at5125), producing the protein MSSKTPFTITYNKPGTVPPVFLAGSFSDPQWQLQEMECISDQNEGHTFQSEVMLEPGQDYQFKLRIGHDTWVLAENYPTATDDSGNENNVVRAQKPAEEQIAPAGIDTPEIKLNPATQSNVTPSETNNVESDTLDSKVPLFAHESPSDDVEQDTEQDNEENKIPLFAHETLGNDVKDDDSEDFKAPLFAHESLADDSKDESEEMKMPLFAHECLGAYDFGDDAEYDSSMNANSSPKQTSKVKTMRDKTAELDVNDPTLESFPSDRGSILGTIRSIQTHLGEDQTHLDDIPSSPRVISSRRTSLDSNDDLCLSPASFSPTITRRRDSRPSHSFGRTRSAVSLGSIEEEPKPSPNKQSKGPPIVSLPNPNSKDKVFGQKSPPSEEDEAVVMKTSEVKPSAKTSGEPPSQVESYPAQNTQHEKAPSVVTTEQIQDNMQSEAVDGRTNNAPLAAKSLEHEMPSGTESGAVHSLQDTQPAPIPKSEKAVKKTKPSGESSQPPRGNVVPMIITAGALAVAIGIGWWQAADH; encoded by the exons ATGTCGTCCAAAACGCCATTTACCATTACTTACAACAAGCCTGGAACTGTGCCTCCCGTTTTCCTCGCAGGCTCCTTCTCCGATCCACAATGGCAACTCCAAGAGATGGAGTGTATTTCTGACCAAAATGAAGGGCATACGTTTCAATCCGAAGTTATGCTTGAGCCTGGACAGGACTACCAATTCAAGCTTCGTATAGGGCATGATACCTGGGTTTTGGCAGAGAATTACCCCACAG CAACCGACGACTCTGGTAATGAGAACAATGTTGTACGCGCACAGAAACCCGCAGAAGAACAAATTGCCCCGGCTGGCATTGATACACCGGAAATCAAGTTGAACCCTGCCACACAGTCAAATGTGACACCTTCGGAAACGAACAATGTCGAGAGCGACACACTAGATTCCAAGGTACCACTATTCGCACATGAGTCTCCAAGCGACGATGTCGAACAAGATACCGAACAAGACAACGAAGAAAACAAGATACCCTTGTTCGCGCATGAGACCCTGGGCAACGATGTCAAGGACGACGACTCTGAGGATTTTAAGGCTCCTCTGTTTGCCCACGAATCGCTTGCCGATGATTCTAAAGACGAATCCgaggagatgaagatgcCGTTGTTTGCTCATGAGTGCTTGGGTGCTTACGATTTCGGAGATGACGCAGAATATGACAGTTCTATGAACGCCAACAGTAGCCCGAAACAGACCTCCAAAGTCAAAACAATGCGCGATAAGACGGCCGAACTTGACGTGAACGACCCTACTCTCGAAAGCTTTCCATCCGACCGTGGTTCAATCCTCGGTACCATACGCTCCATTCAGACGCACCTTGGAGAAGACCAGACTCACCTCGACGACATTCCCTCGTCACCTCGTGTGATCTCGTCTAGAAGAACTAGTCTGGATTCTAATGATGACTTGTGCTTGTCCCCTGCGTCTTTCAGTCCTACCATTACTAGAAGACGTGATAGTAGACCTTCTCACAGCTTCGGAAGAACCCGCTCGGCCGTATCTCTGGGGTCAATAGAAGAGGAGCCTAAACCTTCTCCCAACAAACAATCGAAGGGCCCTCCTATCGTGTCTCTGCCCAACCCCAACTCGAAAGACAAAGTCTTTGGGCAAAAGTCGCCCCCTAGCGAGGAGGACGAAGCTGTTGTCATGAAGACGTCTGAGGTAAAGCCCAGTGCGAAGACAAGTGGCGAGCCACCATCTCAAGTTGAAAGTTATCCGGCCCAGAATACCCAACACGAAAAAGCCCCCAGCGTCGTTACAACCGAACAGATTCAGGACAATATGCAGTCCGAAGCAGTCGACGGTCGAACGAATAATGCTCCGCTCGCTGCCAAATCCCTGGAGCACGAAATGCCGTCTGGCACTGAATCAGGAGCTGTCCACTCTCTACAAGACACCCAGCCTGCACCGATCCCGAAGAGCGAGAAGGCAGTAAAGAAGACAAAGCCTTCAGGAGAATCGTCCCAGCCCCCTCGTGGGAACGTAGTACCTAT GATAATCACAGCAGGGGCACTCGCAGTCGCCATCGGGATAGGGTGGTGGCAGGCTGCTGATCACTAG
- a CDS encoding hypothetical protein (BUSCO:51508at5125) — translation MSSIPPQLIRVKRKRDDESPAVTFLQLDEGAKRHRNDSNWVYQRRLPGPQSPTVEAPSLPSRDPKPVIHVSGPDDASEKRKTVAPPVGSITTTPDSNPIDPSTIPEHRRFHISKKMMMASGATQNLGTGLNKRPRYGPAVFVERSRAKASQRASRVRESIKESISLPAGQIIAGVAISNPPQQERRLKKPAARSRQNSPLPDANSRTPLPVMNHSQDISKIAADMNSWVMKEIGANLEEMEQEKHKTSRFKPKAPAKRYQERHPGVGASDTNPNDVDMTENSDMEDDDDWVIEEYVRIPAHAMTVNVAPTDVGVLVLDGKEESNLFFGPERDEDEELDEDDEDENAENYYTADYPEEEVDSDDEYGRHAYGYRNGNASDDEEFDNIYYDDENNDDMVLDGDDDEDVTMARIRNYVKRSGAFE, via the exons ATGTCTTCTATTCCGCCCCAGCTCATCCGCGTGAAGCGAAAGCGCGACGACGAGTCGCCTGCTGTGACTTTCCTTC AACTTGACGAAGGCGCAAAACGTCATCGCAACGACAGCAATTGGGTTTATCAGAGACGACTCCCCGGGCCTCAATCCCCAACAGTAGAAGCTCCCAGTCTACCTTCTCGTGACCCAAAACCCGTCATTCACGTCTCTGGCCCTGATGATGCATCCGAAAAAAGGAAGACTGTTGCCCCCCCTGTGGGCAGCATCACAACTACACCAGACTCAAACCCGATCGATCCATCTACCATACCCGAACATCGACGTTTCCATATTTCCaaaaagatgatgatggcctCAGGCGCAACTCAGAACTTGGGCACCGGCCTCAACAAACGACCGCGCTATGGACCTGCTGTCTTTGTCGAACGAAGCCGTGCCAAGGCCAGCCAACGAGCATCGAGAGTCCGGGAGTCTATCAAGGAATCGATATCACTACCAGCTGGTCAGATAATTGCTGGTGTGGCCATTAGTAACCCGCCGCAACAGGAGCGACGCCTTAAGAAACCAGCAGCGAGAAGCAGACAGAATTCTCCCCTACCAGACGCCAATTCTCGGACTCCACTACCAGTCATGAACCATAGCCAGGACATATCGAAGATAGCGGCTGATATGAATAGCTGGGTCATGAAAGAAATTGGCGCCAATCTTGAGGAAATGGAACAAGAAAAGCATAAGACCAGCAGGTTCAAACCCAAGGCCCCAGCTAAACGATACCAAGAACGTCACCCAGGAGTAGGCGCCAGCGACACCAATCCCAATGATGTCGACATGACAGAGAACAGTGATatggaagatgatgacgactgGGTCATCGAGGAATACGTTCGAATCCCTGCGCATGCTATGACGGTCAATGTAGCACCAACAGATGTCGGTGTATTGGTCCTTGACGGTAAGGAAGAGAGCAATCTGTTCTTCGGTCCTGAACgcgacgaggacgaagaacttgatgaggacgatgaggatgagaatG CCGAGAATTACTACACGGCAGATTACCCAGAGGAAGAGGTGGATTCAGATGATGAATACGGACGTCATGCGTACGGTTACCGCAACGGAAATGCctccgacgacgaggagTTTGACAACATCTAttacgacgacgagaacAACGACGATATGGTCCTTGACggggacgacgacgaagatgtCACAATGGCTCGTATTAGGAATTACGTGAAGCGTAGTGGTGCCTTTGAATAA
- a CDS encoding hypothetical protein (BUSCO:45166at5125): MWSAEHRGSGYIAPDRVPHNEHHNKNLDSTFISRRSISPVHIGNMSLEVIYVTRHGFRSGWSVDPLTGVYTAAIRSPTGIPADPALTSYGVSQAKEMGKHLMTLEPPIDAVYSSPYYRCLQTITPFVELKQQQLKEEMATATAHGSATTTICPEHGLSEFFGAAPFDHPIPASHKRLKELFPAYDDSYVSAIKPSRKGETIEDLYGRVAAAVRGIIERCDAEGKRAVVLCTHAAVVIALGRVLTGRVPEAVEEEDFHAFTCGLSTYRRRRQGTGTQVPSADESQPFISEAIPIRLGEWQCELDSDCSFLSSGEERGWRFSGDESFPGTGSMSQGDVESKL; encoded by the exons ATGTGGTCTGCCGAGCACCGAGGTTCCGGGTACATTGCCCCCGACCGAGTTCCTCACAACGAACACCACAACAAGAACTTAGATAGCACATTTATCTCAAGACGGTCAATTTCACCAGTACACATAGGCAATATGTCACTCGAAGTCATCTACGTCACACGTCACGGA TTCCGGTCCGGATGGAGTGTTGACCCTCTGACCGGTGTCTACACGGCCGCCATACGGTCGCCCACTGGAATTCCCGCAGATCCTGCCCTGACGTCTTATGGAGTCTCACAAGCCAAAGAGATGGGCAAACATCTCATGACCCTGGAGCCTCCCATCGATGCCGTGTATTCCAGCCCTTACTATCGCTGTCTTCAGACCATAACGCCCTTTGTTGAGCTTAAGCAGCAACAACTCAAAGAGGAAATGGCAACGGCAACGGCACATGGCTCAGCAACCACCACAATTTGTCCAGAACACGGGTTGAGTGAGTTCTTTGGAGCAGCGCCTTTCGATCATCCAATCCCAGCCTCGCACAAGCGACTCAAGGAGCTATTCCCAGCATATGATGATAGCTACGTATCTGCCATAAAGCCTTCTAGAAAAGGCGAAACAATCGAGGACCTCTATGGGCGTGTTGCAGCGGCCGTGCGAGGCATTATTGAGCGTTGCGATGCAGAGGGAAAACGTGCGGTAGTGCTCTGCACCCATGCAGCCGTTGTCATAGCATTGGGTCGTGTCCTCACAGGGCGTGTCCCAGAGGCtgtcgaagaagaggatTTCCACGCCTTTACGTGCGGCCTAAGCACGTACCGTCGCCGCCGACAAGGCACAGGCACCCAAGTGCCAAGCGCTG ACGAATCCCAACCCTTCATAAGCGAAGCCATCCCTATCAGGCTTGGGGAGTGGCAGTGCGAACTGGACAGCGACTGTAGTTTTCTGAGTTCTGGAGAAGAGCGAGGCTG GCGATTTTCCGGGGATGAATCTTTCCCCGGGACTGGCTCCATGTCACAAGGCGATGTCGAGTCCAAGCTATAG
- a CDS encoding hypothetical protein (BUSCO:11383at5125), translating to MNVYEISSSGAPSPAPEGVSTPPAPDMPVKGKNRHRLIQRIQRISSTPSLSGLRRSKSVGSRGSPYGTRSTLSCVSLAATGPPQPQAPYSARSSTPQPSPLGLPSTSGSSPQSSGEFPFETPGSELAIRRIENVTPITTPITAPLPSEFRSKQDLQLRVRPGLKPIQKPPFRFWEKMPNELQIHIFSFFQPKELVQASRVSKAFYKTCFDGQLWTSLDASEFYREIPAESLARIIIAAGPFIKDLNLRGCVQVEHYKRTEVIVKACKNLMNATLEGCQNFQKSTLHGLLRSNEKLVSLNLTGLTAVSNTSCKIIAESCPQLEAFNISWCGKVNARGVKGVVEACPRLKDLRAGEVSGFDNVATAEAIFNTNNLERLVLSGCAELNDEALKVMMHGVEPEIDILTDRPIVPARKLRHLDLSRCVQLTDAGVKTIGHLVPDLEGLQLSGCKLLSDDALEPILSSTPRLTHLELEDLENLTNSILSEHLAKAPCAASIEHLSLSYCENLGDTGMIPVMQTCTNLRNVDLDNTRVSDLVLAEAAAMVMKRSERSTENGTRPELSLQMVVYDCQNVTWTGVREVLFRNTQVKAVSGQPGRVSYPTEMIGLKCFYGFQMTVDEHQKRVLRGDLASAGRLERKWADYMQATEEAGMAGAGYRRRRRRAREAQALHLDEEDGGFGPTGRRRARTLGSCTVM from the coding sequence ATGAACGTCTACGAGATCTCGTCTTCCGGCGCTCCGAGCCCGGCCCCAGAGGGCGTATCCACTCCGCCAGCACCGGACATGCCAGTTAAGGGCAAGAACCGACACCGTCTTATTCAAAGAATTCAGCGTATATCGTCAACACCCTCGCTAAGTGGCTTGCGCCGCTCCAAATCTGTAGGCAGTCGTGGAAGCCCTTATGGCACGAGAAGCACTCTCTCGTGTGTTAGTCTTGCGGCCACTGGACCACCCCAACCCCAGGCCCCCTACAGTGCTCGTTCATCAACCCCACAGCCTTCACCTCTTGGCCTGCCCAGCACATCAGGTTCAAGTCCTCAATCTTCAGGAGAATTCCCATTTGAAACTCCTGGAAGCGAATTGGCTATTCGCAGAATTGAAAATGTCACGCCAATTACTACACCCATAACCGCACCTCTTCCATCCGAGTTTCGGTCCAAGCAGGATCTTCAGCTTCGAGTCCGCCCTGGTTTAAAGCCTATCCAGAAGCCTCCATTCCGCTTCTGGGAAAAGATGCCCAATGAACTTCAGATTCacattttctctttcttccagCCCAAGGAGCTTGTTCAGGCATCTCGAGTCTCCAAGGCATTTTACAAGACTTGCTTTGATGGTCAGTTGTGGACATCTCTCGATGCCTCAGAATTCTATCGCGAAATTCCTGCCGAGTCGCTCGCCAGGATCATCATCGCAGCAGGCCCCTTCATCAAAGATCTTAACCTACGGGGATGCGTGCAGGTCGAGCACTACAAGCGCACCGAGGTTATTGTCAAGGCATGCAAGAACCTCATGAATGCGACACTGGAAGGTTGTCAGAACTTCCAAAAGAGTACGCTCCATGGCTTGTTGCGAAGCAACGAGAAGCTTGTCAGCCTCAATCTCACTGGGCTGACCGCAGTCTCTAACACATCTTGCAAAATCATTGCTGAATCGTGCCCTCAACTTGAAGCATTCAACATCTCATGGTGCGGCAAGGTAAATGCTCGAGGTGTCAAGGGCGTGGTTGAGGCTTGCCCGAGACTAAAGGATCTCCGCGCCGGCGAGGTTAGCGGCTTCGACAACGTTGCGACCGCTGAAGCCATTTTCAACACAAATAACCTGGAAAGATTAGTTCTGAGTGGATGTGCCGAGCTTAATGACGAGGCTCTCAAGGTTATGATGCATGGCGTTGAGCCCGAAATCGATATTCTGACCGATCGACCAATTGTCCCTGCACGAAAGCTTCGGCATCTGGATCTCAGCCGTTGCGTTCAGCTCACAGATGCAGGCGTCAAGACGATAGGCCACTTGGTTCCAGACCTTGAAGGCCTGCAGCTTTCTGGTTGCAAGCTGCTGAGCGACGACGCTCTTGAACCCATTCTTTCATCCACTCCCAGACTAACACATCTCGAACTTGAGGACCTTGAGAATCTCACAAACTCGATTCTGTCGGAGCATCTTGCCAAGGCTCCTTGCGCAGCCTCTATAGAGCATCTCTCCCTGAGTTACTGCGAAAATCTGGGTGACACAGGAATGATTCCTGTCATGCAGACATGCACGAATCTTCGAAACGTCGACCTCGATAATACTCGAGTCAGTGATCTCGTCCTCGCCGAGGCAGCGGCCATGGTCATGAAGCGCTCTGAACGATCAACGGAAAATGGAACACGGCCTGAACTTAGCCTCCAGATGGTCGTTTACGATTGTCAAAATGTCACCTGGACCGGTGTCCGCGAGGTGCTTTTCCGAAACACCCAAGTCAAGGCTGTTTCAGGCCAACCCGGCCGAGTCAGCTACCCGACTGAGATGATTGGGCTCAAGTGTTTCTACGGCTTTCAGATGACTGTTGACGAGCACCAAAAGCGAGTTCTGCGGGGTGATCTGGCATCCGCCGGTCGTCTGGAAAGGAAGTGGGCAGATTATATGCAGGCCACCGAAGAAGCAGGCATGGCAGGTGCGGGTTACCGAAGACGCAGGCGTCGAGCCAGAGAAGCCCAGGCCCTCCATCTCGATGAGGAGGACGGTGGCTTTGGTCCTACCGGTCGCCGGAGGGCACGCACCCTAGGCTCATGCACTGTCATGTAA
- a CDS encoding hypothetical protein (BUSCO:2530at5125), with protein MAISSKNYCTFPRFCGITLVIYQDLRQIRYTQDILRFNFNDGCKLAYNGSMGYYPKSDGTCDPPAFGGAENHTGEDQRGREKFPMALSLPKNRSTGNLAAARNSSTQDRSRARMSLDASAAAAAAADLEAIARSPILTDHEHGLGLSGLRRIRQQRPPSRNPTLPGSRASSRSPSVAALTRSTSMSAMAASVGSLSLTGGPATPSFADDLSRFPSESLHSFSFANQSEDFLHNRQNVLKRSIEFMKDHMGLPMSSSQAALASAQARAQLIRAGNLPNPDESYTPAPLTGPAEVSQENVFDKNFNPRTSSTDLTSPHQTSPPPRRSRVETTRRSNNLEPVAHETSRESDQPPTATNESESAGRKSAPVRPKLTLKRTMTDITAVSAQDKLIDTVSQPFLTGQPIYQEPLSSASLTQLPSATTANFPTQLGPSVHGHTNRWVPAAQAIFTTEVKPPWTIIAANDLACLVFGVTKAEVRKMGILEVVQEERRSWLERKLLNQPDEYSEGQTPSGQVTPAASAASALLNGRSGITAQLLSKPNSRTQPRSYTQRRAQTVHSGDPNPPKVGGGGHGHNQTNSSRGVLLCGDVVPIQKRNGATGSASLWVKEKKVGLIWVLEEIHEDVAHITLDEEGIVQKVSGSTAPIWGFESISPGFDIARLIPRIPRQGIDPNTGEIDFAQATRRRYFTCPHSPHVNIPCTIEQTRGKLELRVSTFPHMAGIIVVEPETLKVRSSNSAFCGALFGFERADGMSINALIPEFDNILESLIEEDGIQLLDGMVVPEHRFRKASAFLALKENRPDAASAFLHPAGLSAKHRDGSDLKVDVQMRVVKSEKKTLVVNETVAEGSDEDNATGSDDATFEVTHSEIVYALWVTYSRHLHGAQPHLAIETPTRSGALTPLHQPSPGQTPAHTPLEIPSDDETPRKNVLNAASSLSKHLKDAAIHAAAKITGQQAKPKSEEVPPVPKVVEPPHKKTINDYTILEEMGQGAYGQVKLARHKESGKKIVLKYVTKRRILVDTWTRDRKLGTVPLEVHVLEYLRRPELRHPNIVEMQGFFEDDVNYYIEMVPHGLPGMDLFDYIELRTNMDEGECRSIFVQVANAIHHLHTKAKVVHRDIKDENVILDGEGNIKLIDFGSAAYIKSGPFDVFVGTIDYAAPEVLAGKPYRGMEQDVWALGILLYTIIYKENPFYSIDEIMDRDLRIPYVLSEESIDLIRCMLDRDVAKRYDINQVLEHPWCQAVNDE; from the exons ATGGCTATTTCCTCCAAGAATTACTGCAC ATTTCCTAGGTTTTGCGGTATAACACTTGTTATATACCAAGACCTGCGTCAGATACGCTATACACAGGATATTTTAAG GTTCAATTTCAATGATGGGTGCAAACTGGCTTACAACGGTTCCATGGGCTACTACCCAAAGAGCGATGGCACTTGCGACCCTCCTGCATTTGGGG GAGCCGAAAACCACACGGGAGAAGATCAACGCGGACGCGAGAAGTTTCCAATGGCGCTCTCTCTGCCAAAGAACCGTAGCACGGGGAATTTGGCAGCCGCTCGAAACTCATCGACCCAGGATAGAAGCAGAGCACGAATGTCTCTGGATGCATCCgcagcagcggcagcagccgCTGACCTTGAAGCTATCGCCAG GTCTCCCATCTTGACCGATCACGAGCACGGCCTAGGCCTCTCTGGGCTTCGACGAATTAGACAACAACGCCCGCCATCGAGAAACCCAACACTACCAGGATCTCGAGCGTCTTCACGAAGCCCATCTGTTGCCGCACTTACTCGGTCCACCTCAATGAGTGCCATGGCCGCCAGCGTAGGCAGCTTATCACTGACAGGTGGCCCTGCGACTCCAAGTTTCGCCGACGACCTCTCCCGCTTTCCGTCTGAATCTCTTCATTCTTTCTCATTCGCCAATCAATCAGAAGACTTCCTACACAACAGACAAAATGTGCTCAAGCGATCCATTGAGTTCATGAAAGACCACATGGGACTTCCCATGAGCTCGTCGCAGGCTGCTCTTGCAAGTGCTCAGGCAAGG GCACAACTCATCAGGGCCGGAAACTTGCCAAACCCCGACGAGTCCTATACACCAGCACCTTTGACCGGCCCTGCCGAGGTTTCCCAGGAAAACGTCTTTGACAAAAACTTCAATCCCCGAACATCCAGTACAGATTTAACAAGCCCTCACCAGACTTCGCCACCTCCCCGAAGGTCAAGAGTTGAAACTACAAGAAGATCTAACAATCTTGAACCGGTGGCCCATGAAACCAGCCGGGAATCGGATCAAccaccaacagcaacaaaTGAGAGCGAAAGCGCTGGCCGGAAGTCGGCACCCGTCCGACCGAAGCTGACATTGAAACGAACCATGACGGATATCACAGCTGTTTCAGCTCAAGACAAGTTGATAGACACAGTGTCCCAGCCATTCTTGACAGGGCAGCCCATCTATCAAGAACCGCTGAGCTCTGCGTCTTTGACGCAACTTCCCAGTGCCACAACAGCCAATTTCCCCACTCAGTTAGGCCCCTCTGTGCATGGTCACACGAACCGCTGGGTGCCCGCTGCCCAGGCGATTTTCACAACAGAAGTTAAGCCTCCATGGACCATCATTGCAGCCAACGATCTCGCCTGTTTAGTGTTTGGCGTGACCAAGGCAGAGGTACGCAAGATGGGCATCTTGGAGGTCGTCCAGGAGGAAAGAAGATCATGGTTGGAGCGAAAACTTTTGAACCAGCCGGATGAGTACAGCGAGGGCCAGACACCTTCTGGCCAAGTTACGCCTGCCGCTTCGGCAGCTTCGGCATTGCTCAATGGCAGATCTGGGATAACAGCCCAGCTCCTAAGTAAGCCTAACTCAAGAACCCAGCCACGCAGCTACACGCAGAGGCGTGCACAAACGGTTCACAGTGGTGACCCCAACCCCCCAAAAGTTGGAGGTGGCGGCCACGGCCATAACCAAACTAATTCATCCAGAGGCGTACTTCTGTGCGGCGATGTTGTTCCAATTCAAAAGCGCAACGGTGCAACTGGCTCTGCGAGTCTCTGGGTGAAGGAAAAAAAGGTCGGCCTGATCTGGGTCCTGGAAGAAATTCACGAGGATGTTGCTCATATCACATTGGATGAAGAGGGGATTGTCCAAAAAGTATCGGGATCCACTGCTCCTATTTGGGGATTCGAGTCAATTTCCCCTGGCTTTGACATAGCGAGACTGATTCCACGGATACCTCGGCAAGGTATAGACCCCAACACTGGGGAGATTGATTTTGCTCAAGCCACGAGACGAAGATATTTTACATGTCCTCACTCGCCTCACGTCAACATTCCCTGTACTATCGAGCAAACCCGCGGCAAGCTCGAGCTTCGAGTGTCAACGTTTCCTCACATGGCTGGAATCATTGTGGTCGAGCCTGAGACTCTCAAAGTTCGAAGCTCGAACTCTGCCTTTTGCGGTGCACTCTTCGGATTCGAAAGGGCGGATGGAATGTCGATCAATGCCCTGATCCCAGAATTTGACAACATTCTCGAATCGTTGATAGAAGAGGACGGTATCCAGCTCCTCGATGGTATGGTAGTCCCTGAGCACCGTTTCAGAAAGGCATCGGCGTTCCTTGCTTTGAAAGAAAACAGACCCGATGCTGCGTCAGCTTTCCTCCACCCGGCAGGATTAAGTGCGAAGCACCGTGACGGGTCCGATCTGAAAGTTGACGTTCAGATGCGCGTAGTCAAGAGTGAAAAGAAGACCCTTGTGGTGAACGAGACTGTCGCTGAAGGTAGTGACGAGGACAATGCCACTGGGAGTGATGATGCAACATTCGAAGTGACCCATTCCGAAATAGTGTATGCGTTGTGGGTTACATACTCACGACATCTTCATGGCGCCCAGCCTCATCTCGCTATCGAAACTCCTACTCGGTCTGGTGCCCTCACACCCCTCCACCAACCGTCGCCAGGACAGACTCCGGCTCATACGCCTTTGGAGATTCCTTCAGATGATGAGACGCCCCGAAAGAATGTGTTGAATGCTGCAAGCTCACTCTCCAAACATTTGAAAGATGCTGCCATTCATGCTGCCGCTAAGATCACAGGGCAGCAAGCAAAGCCCAAGTCTGAAGAAGTGCCACCAGTTCCAAAGGTCGTTGAGCCCCCACATAAGAAAACGATCAACGACTACACGATACTTGAGGAAATGGGCCAAGGTGCGTACGGTCAAGTGAAACTAGCTCGGCATAAGGAGTCGGGCAAGAAGATTGTGCTCAAGTACGTCACTAAACGCCGTATCCTCGTGGACACTTGGACCAGGGACAGGAAGTTGGGCACCGTTCCCCTGGAAGTTCATGTTCTTGAGTATCTTCGCAGGCCCGAGTTACGGCACCCCAACATCGTTGAAATGCAGGGTTTCTTTGAAGATGACGTTAACTACTACATCGAAATGGTTCCCCATGGACTACCTGGTATGGACCTGTTCGATTACATCGAATTAAGGACAAACATGGATGAGGGCGAGTGTCGCAGCATCTTTGTCCAAGTCGCAAATGCTATCCACCACCTGCACACCAAAGCAAAGGTGGTGCATCGCGATATCAAGGATGAGAACGTGATCCTCGATGGGGAAGGCAACATCAAGCTTATTGATTTCGGAAGTGCGGCATATATCAAAAGCGGTCCTTTTGATGTTTTCGTTGGGACAATCG ATTATGCCGCCCCTGAAGTTCTCGCTGGCAAGCCTTATCGGGGCATGGAGCAAGATGTGTGGGCTTTGGGTATCCTTCTCTACACGATCATCTACAAGGAGAACCCTTTCTACAGCATCGACGAAATCATGGATCGTGACCTGCGAATACCCTATGTCCTTAGCGAAGAGAGCATCGACCTCATCCGCTGCATGCTAGATCGAGATGTTGCCAAACGCTACGACATTAACCAGGTGCTAGAGCACCCTTGGTGTCAAGCTGTGAATGACGAATGA